From one Plasmodium coatneyi strain Hackeri chromosome 9, complete sequence genomic stretch:
- a CDS encoding Aquaglyceroporin: protein MQVQSCNPMVREFLGEFLGTFVLMFLGEGATANYHTVANKNDWLRLCIGWSLGVFFGILTAAKLSGAHLNFAVTVGFATIKKFDYKKIPLYFVAQLLGAFSATASVYGLYYGFVNNHTIPKFAWETGRNAVIGYPSAFMHELVLTGILLLVILLVVDENVCGHFNVLKLSAVVGLTILCIGLSFGGNTGFALNPSRDLGARLLSLAAYGPEAFTKDTCYFFVPLLAPIVGSVIFCQIYDKLIGPLIEAASNDKGGVEV from the coding sequence ATGCAAGTCCAGTCGTGCAATCCCATGGTCAGGGAGTTCTTGGGAGAATTCTTGGGGACATTTGTGCTTATGTTCCTGGGGGAAGGTGCCACAGCAAATTATCACACGGTGGCGAATAAGAATGATTGGCTTCGATTATGTATAGGATGGAGTTTGGGGGTATTTTTTGGTATTTTGACAGCGGCCAAATTAAGTGGTGCACATTTGAATTTTGCTGTGACGGTAGGCTTTGCCAcgattaaaaaatttgattaTAAGAAAATACCACTATATTTTGTAGCGCAACTTTTGGGGGCATTTTCAGCAACGGCATCCGTCTATGGATTATACTACGGCTTTGTCAATAATCACACCATCCCAAAGTTTGCGTGGGAAACAGGAAGAAACGCAGTTATAGGCTATCCCAGTGCCTTTATGCACGAATTAGTACTAACAGGCATTTTACTCCTCGTGATATTACTAGTGGTTGACGAAAACGTATGTGGACATTTTAACGTTTTAAAACTCAGTGCCGTAGTTGGATTGACCATCTTATGCATAGGTTTAAGCTTTGGTGGAAATACCGGATTTGCCCTTAACCCTTCAAGAGATTTAGGCGCCAGATTACTTTCCCTAGCAGCCTATGGACCCGAAGCTTTCACAAAAGATAcgtgttatttttttgttccgcTTTTAGCCCCAATTGTTGGCTCAGTAATTTTTTGCCAGATTTACGATAAGCTAATTGGTCCGCTAATTGAAGCAGCCAGCAACGATAAAGGCGGCGTGGAGGTGTAA
- a CDS encoding Glycine cleavage system H protein: MLLLKRPFLPARAATFCAQRKVGRFITYYTKSHEYIKINDEDLTELKKKNNVKCKIGISNYGTEKLGEIVYIDISHNINEYVKNGDCIATVESVKSVGDVYTPISGQIVDINTKIVDNVNLMNENSETEGWILELLTNDVNEKEIMSFSEYKKMCEEEEQREATKIQQSERECLEEKNKNKIFDLNDIKNIEEKTKK, translated from the coding sequence ATGTTGCTGCTTAAAAGACCTTTTCTCCCTGCGCGAGCTGCCACCTTTTGCGCGCAACGGAAGGTGGGCAGATTCATTACGTACTATACAAAGTCACACGAGTACATCAAAATAAATGATGAAGACTTGACcgaattgaaaaagaaaaacaacgtaaaatgcaaaataggCATTAGCAATTATGGAACAGAGAAATTGGGGGAAATTGTGTATATCGATATTTCGCATAACATAAATGAGTACGTAAAGAATGGGGACTGTATCGCAACTGTTGAGAGCGTTAAAAGCGTGGGGGATGTGTACACCCCCATCAGTGGCCAAATTGTCGACATCAATACCAAAATAGTCGACAACGTAAATTTAATGAACGAAAATTCGGAAACGGAAGGGTGGATTTTGGAACTGCTGACCAACGATgtgaatgaaaaggaaataatgaGCTTCTCTGAATATAAGAAAATGtgcgaagaagaagagcaaaGGGAAGCAACCAAAATACAGCAGAGTGAACGGGAATGtctagaggaaaaaaacaaaaataaaattttcgaTTTGAACGACATTAAGAACATTGAAGAGAAGACGAAAAAGTAA
- a CDS encoding Apical membrane antigen: MNKIYYILFLSAQCLVHMGKCEPNHNHNRLTRSANNASLQKEPIIERSTRLSNPWKAFMEKYDLERAHSSGIRVDLGEDAEVGNSKYRIPAGKCPVFGKGIVIENSNVSFLNPVATGNQNLKEGGFAFPRADDNISPITIDNLKRRYADNVELMKLNDIALCKTHAASFVMAEDQNSSYRHPAVYDVDKKICYMLYLSAQENMGPRYCSPDAENKDAMFCFKPDKNESFQNLVYLSKNVSNDWENKCPRANLGNAKFGLWVDGNCEEIPYVKEVKAENLRECNRIVFEASASDQPRQYEEELTDYEKIQEGFRQNNQDMIKSAFLPVGAFNSDNFKSRGRGFNWANFDKVNKRCYLFNAKPSCLINDRNFIATTALSHPQEVEDKFPCSIYEDEIKREIEKQSRNMNLYSVDGERIVLPRIFISTDKESIKCPCEPEHISNSTCNFYVCNCVEKRAEIKENNEVVIKDEFKEDYENAEGKSKKQMLLIIIAITGGVCVVALASMFYFRKKSHDDKYDKMDQAEAYGKPTTRKDEMLDPEASFWGEDKRASHTTPVLMEKPYY, translated from the coding sequence atgaataaaatatactACATACTGTTTTTAAGCGCCCAGTGCCTTGTGCACATGGGTAAGTGCGAGCCAAACCATAACCACAACAGACTGACCCGCAGCGCTAACAACGCTTCTTTGCAAAAGGAGCCTATCATTGAGAGAAGTACACGACTGAGTAACCCATGGAAAGCGTTCATGGAAAAGTACGATCTCGAAAGAGCACACAGTTCAGGAATTCGAGTTGATTTAGGGGAAGATGCAGAAGTGGGAAATTCCAAGTATAGGATACCAGCTGGAAAGTGTCCAGTTTTTGGAAAGGGTATCGTTATAGAGAATTCTAACGTTAGCTTCTTAAACCCTGTAGCTACAGGAAATCAGAACTTGAAGGAGGGAGGTTTCGCCTTCCCGAGGGCAGATGACAATATTTCCCCTATAACAATAGATAACCTTAAACGAAGATATGCAGATAATGTAGAGTTGATGAAGCTAAACGATATAGCTTTGTGTAAAACGCATGCAGCTAGCTTTGTCATGGCAGAGGATCAAAATTCGTCTTATAGACACCCAGCTGTTTATGACGTAGATAAGAAAATATGTTACATGTTGTATTTATCTGCGCAAGAAAATATGGGTCCAAGATACTGTAGCCCAGATGCAGAAAATAAAGATGCCATGTTTTGCTTCAAGCCagataaaaatgaaagttTTCAAAACCTCGTATATTTAAGCAAAAATGTGAGTAATGATTGGGAAAACAAATGCCCCCGTGCAAATTTAGGAAACGCTAAATTTGGCTTATGGGTGGACGGGAACTGTGAAGAAATTCCATACGTTAAAGAAGTGAAGGCAGAGAATCTACGTGAATGCAACAGAATCGTTTTCGAAGCTAGTGCATCAGATCAACCAAGGCAGTACGAAGAAGAACTAACGGATTATGAGAAAATACAAGAAGGCTTTAGGCAGAACAATCAGGACATGATTAAAAGTGCCTTTCTTCCAGTGGGTGCATTTAACTCAGACAATTTTAAAAGTAGAGGAAGAGGATTTAACTGGGCAAATTTCGATAAGGTAAATAAAAGGTGTTACCTTTTTAATGCCAAACCTTCCTGCCTCATTAATGACAGAAATTTTATTGCAACAACAGCGTTATCTCACCCTCAAGAAGTAGAGGATAAGTTTCCATGCAGCATATACGAAGATGAAATTAAGAgagaaattgaaaaacaaTCGAGGAATATGAATCTGTATAGCGTTGACGGAGAACGGATTGTCCTGCCAAGAATATTTATCTCCACCGATAAGGAGAGTATCAAATGTCCATGCGAGCCTGAACACATTTCCAACAGTACCTGCAACTTTTACGTTTGTAACTGTGTAGAGAAAAGGGcagaaattaaggaaaataaCGAAGTTGTCATAAAGGATGAATTTAAGGAGGATTACGAAAATGCGGAAGGCAAATCCAAGAAACAGATGCTACTAATTATTATCGCAATAACTGGAGGTGTCTGTGTGGTTGCACTGGCCTCCATGTTTTACTTTAGGAAGAAATCTCACGATGATAAGTATGACAAGATGGATCAGGCAGAAGCGTACGGAAAGCCCACCACCAGGAAGGACGAGATGCTCGACCCCGAGGCGTCTTTCTGGGGCGAGGACAAGCGGGCCTCTCACACCACGCCTGTGCTTATGGAGAAGCCTTACTACTGA